In a genomic window of Lepisosteus oculatus isolate fLepOcu1 chromosome 3, fLepOcu1.hap2, whole genome shotgun sequence:
- the ela3l gene encoding elastase 3 like — translation MIPIVLASVLFASAYGCGVPSIEPMVSRVVNGQDARPYSWPWQISLQYLKNDEWRHTCGGSLIATNWVMTAAHCINKALTYRVVVGKYNLLMDEPGSKAIMADQMFVHEKWNPILVALGNDIALIKLAEHVTLSDHIQLACIPPSGDILPNNYPCYITGWGRLYTNGPIADNLQQALMPVVDHATCSQPDWWGIALRTTMVCAGGDGIVAGCNGDSGGPLNCRNAEGIWEVHGIASFVSGLGCNYEKKPTVFTRVSAFDDWVDQIMRNN, via the exons ATGATCCCAATTGTGCTGGCTTCGGTTCTCTTTGCAAGCG CCTATGGGTGCGGCGTGCCTTCCATTGAGCCTATGGTGTCGAGAGTGGTGAACGGACAGGATGCCCGACCATACAGCTGGCCTTGGCAG ATTTCCCTACAATACCTGAAAAATGATGAATGGAGGCACACCTGTGGAGGCTCCTTGATTGCCACCAATTGGGTCATGACTGCCGCTCACTGTATCAA CAAGGCCTTAACCTACAGAGTGGTAGTTGGGAAGTACAATCTTTTGATGGATGAACCTGGATCCAAGGCTATCATGGCAGATCAGATGTTTGTGCATGAGAAGTGGAATCCCATTCTGGTGGCTTTGGG GAATGACATTGCTCTGATCAAACTTGCTGAGCACGTTACGCTTAGTGACCATATCCAGCTGGCCTGCATCCCCCCGTCTGGGGACATCTTACCCAACAACTACCCCTGCTACATCACTGGCTGGGGCAGGCTCTACA CTAACGGCCCCATTGCTGACAATCTGCAGCAGGCCCTGATGCCCGTGGTGGACCACGCCACCTGCTCTCAGCCTGACTGGTGGGGCATTGCCCTGAGAACCACCATGGTCTGTGCTGGTGGTGATGGCATTGTAGCTGGTTGCAAT GGTGACTCTGGTGGCCCCCTGAACTGCAGGAACGCTGAAGGTATCTGGGAAGTCCACGGAATTGCCAGTTTTGTCTCTGGTTTGGGCTGTAACTACGAGAAGAAGCCAACTGTCTTCACTCGTGTTTCAGCTTTTGATGACTGGGTCGACCAG atcatgAGGAACAACTGA